From Juglans regia cultivar Chandler chromosome 8, Walnut 2.0, whole genome shotgun sequence, the proteins below share one genomic window:
- the LOC108997972 gene encoding protein TRANSPORT INHIBITOR RESPONSE 1-like, which yields MQRMACSFPDEVLEHVFSFVQCDNDRNAISTVCKSWYKIERWSRRRVFVGNCYAISPGMVIRRFPELRSIELKGKPHFADFNLVPDGWGGYVAPWISAMAAAYPWLEEIRLKRMVITDENLELIAKSFKNFKVLVLSSCEGFSTEGLAAVAANCRNLRELDLRESEVEDLSGHWLSHFPDDYTSLVSLNIACLGCEVSFSALERLVGRCPNLRTLRLNRAVPLDKLANLLRRAPQLVELGTGAYSSELRPDVFSNLSGAFSGCKELKSLSGFWDVVPGYLPAVYPICCRLTTLNLSYATIQSPDLIKLVGQCQNLQRLWVLDYIEDAGLDAVAASCKGLRELRVFPSDPFGPEPNVLLTEQGLVSVSEGCPKLQSVLYFCRQMSNAALMTIARNRPNMTRFRLCIIEPGTPDYLTLQPLDVGFGAIVEHCKDLQRLSLSGLLTDRVFEYIGTYAKKLEMLSVAFAGESDLGLHHVLSGCENLRKLEIRDCPFGDKALLANAAKLETMRSLWMSSCSVTFGACKLLGQKMPRLNVEVIDERGPPDSRPERCPIEKLYIYRTVAGPRFDMPGFVWTIDEDSAMRLS from the exons ATGCAGAGAATGGCCTGCTCTTTTCCGGACGAAGTGCTAGAGCACGTGTTCTCGTTCGTACAGTGCGACAATGACCGGAATGCGATCTCGACGGTGTGCAAGTCCTGGTACAAGATCGAACGGTGGAGCAGGAGGCGGGTCTTCGTCGGGAACTGCTACGCGATCAGCCCCGGTATGGTGATCCGACGGTTCCCGGAGCTGCGGTCCATCGAACTCAAGGGGAAGCCACACTTTGCCGACTTCAACCTCGTCCCCGACGGATGGGGTGGCTACGTGGCCCCATGGATCTCCGCCATGGCGGCCGCTTACCCTTGGCTCGAGGAGATTCGGCTTAAGCGTATGGTCATCACGGACGAGAACTTGGAGCTCATTGCCAAGTCCTTCAAGAACTTTAAGGTCCTCGTGCTGTCCTCCTGCGAGGGCTTCAGCACCGAGGGCCTCGCCGCCGTCGCTGCCAATTGCAG GAATCTGAGAGAGCTGGACTTGCGGGAGAGCGAAGTGGAAGACCTGAGTGGGCACTGGCTCAGCCATTTTCCTGATGACTACACCTCACTGGTGTCCCTTAACATTGCCTGCTTAGGGTGTGAGGTGAGTTTCTCTGCCCTGGAGCGCCTAGTGGGTAGGTGCCCCAACCTGAGGACTCTTCGGCTCAACCGTGCTGTGCCCCTTGACAAGCTTGCAAACCTACTTCGTCGGGCACCTCAACTGGTTGAGTTGGGCACAGGGGCTTACTCATCTGAGTTGCGACCTGATGTATTCTCCAACCTATCAGGAGCTTTTTCTGGATGCAAGGAACTGAAGAGCCTATCGGGTTTTTGGGATGTAGTCCCTGGGTATCTTCCAGCTGTTTACCCTATCTGCTGTAGGTTAACAACATTGAACTTGAGCTATGCTACCATCCAGAGCCCTGATCTCATCAAGCTAGTTGGCCAATGTCAGAATTTGCAGCGCTTATGG GTGCTGGATTACATTGAAGATGCTGGCCTTGATGCCGTTGCAGCATCTTGCAAGGGTCTACGAGAATTGAGGGTGTTTCCATCTGATCCATTTGGACCAGAACCTAATGTACTGTTGACAGAACAGGGCCTTGTCTCCGTTTCTGAAGGCTGCCCTAAGCTCCAGTCAGTTCTGTACTTTTGCCGTCAAATGTCTAATGCTGCCTTGATGACCATTGCCAGGAATCGACCTAATATGACCAGGTTTCGTCTTTGTATTATTGAGCCTGGAACTCCTGATTACCTTACCCTTCAACCACTTGATGTTGGATTTGGAGCCATTGTTGAGCACTGCAAGGATCTACAACGGCTTTCCCTTTCTGGTCTTCTCACCGATCGTGTGTTTGAGTACATTGGGACTTATGCCAAAAAATTGGAGATGCTGTCTGTGGCCTTTGCTGGAGAAAGTGATTTGGGACTCCATCACGTGCTGTCTGGTTGTGAAAACCTTAGGAAGCTGGAGATTAGGGACTGCCCCTTTGGTGACAAGGCTCTTTTGGCCAATGCTGCAAAGCTGGAGACAATGCGATCCCTTTGGATGTCTTCTTGCTCTGTAACTTTCGGAGCATGTAAGCTACTAGGTCAGAAGATGCCGAGGCTTAATGTAGAGGTTATTGATGAGAGGGGACCCCCAGATTCAAGACCGGAAAGATGCCCTATTGAGAAGCTTTACATATATAGGACTGTTGCTGGGCCAAGGTTTGACATGCCTGGTTTTGTTTGGACAATTGATGAAGATTCGGCGATGAGGCTTTCTTGA